From Paenibacillus sp. GP183, one genomic window encodes:
- a CDS encoding SDR family NAD(P)-dependent oxidoreductase, with product MNTKVLVTGGAGFIGSHLVDTLLADGFQVLVIDNFDDYYDRKVKEKNISSHISSPNYELVEADIRDRGSMEHIFQQWKPEIVVHLAAKAGVRPSLEIPHTYVDVNLAGTVNLLDASVKNGISKFIFGSSSSVYGLNEEVPFSETDPTLKIASPYGATKAAGEALCKSYSHCFGLPIAALRFFTVYGPRQRPDLAIHKFAKKIAKSEPITLFGDGTTSRDYTYVTDIVSGIRKSMELHAQGYEAFNLGNDNPTSLLALVQLLENEMNTKAIIDWQPLQIGDVPRTWANYQKAHTMLGYSPSTNLEIGIQHFVKWLRENMIP from the coding sequence ATGAATACAAAAGTGCTGGTTACAGGCGGAGCCGGTTTTATCGGCAGTCATTTGGTCGACACGCTCCTGGCGGACGGTTTTCAAGTTCTTGTGATTGATAACTTTGATGATTATTACGACCGTAAAGTGAAAGAGAAGAATATTAGCAGCCATATAAGTTCACCTAACTACGAATTAGTGGAAGCTGATATACGGGACAGGGGCAGTATGGAACATATCTTCCAGCAATGGAAACCTGAGATTGTCGTCCATTTAGCTGCAAAAGCAGGTGTCCGCCCTTCTCTCGAAATCCCCCACACTTATGTTGACGTGAATCTTGCAGGCACGGTCAATCTATTGGATGCTTCCGTAAAAAATGGAATTTCAAAGTTTATTTTCGGTTCTTCAAGTTCGGTTTACGGATTAAACGAAGAAGTTCCTTTCTCTGAAACGGATCCTACCTTAAAAATCGCCTCACCATACGGGGCAACTAAAGCAGCCGGAGAAGCGTTATGCAAAAGCTACAGCCATTGCTTCGGTTTGCCGATAGCAGCTTTGCGGTTCTTCACCGTTTATGGACCTAGACAGAGACCCGATCTTGCTATTCATAAATTCGCCAAGAAAATTGCCAAGAGCGAACCCATCACCTTATTTGGCGACGGAACGACGAGTCGGGACTATACCTATGTCACCGATATCGTTTCAGGCATCCGCAAATCGATGGAACTGCATGCCCAAGGCTATGAAGCTTTTAATCTAGGTAACGATAATCCGACCAGTTTGCTGGCATTAGTGCAATTACTCGAGAACGAAATGAACACGAAAGCCATTATTGATTGGCAGCCGCTGCAAATCGGCGATGTTCCCAGAACGTGGGCCAATTATCAGAAAGCCCATACCATGTTAGGTTATTCACCCTCCACAAATTTGGAAATAGGTATTCAGCATTTTGTCAAATGGCTGCGCGAAAACATGATCCCTTGA
- a CDS encoding enolase C-terminal domain-like protein gives MIPSILESGWRIERMEGCRLMGERWRDIGCNARKGWHGKSMPLELIRITIAGETGFGWSMASRAQAEAWIGTEIKDLFTPEGRVKPAYHGIEYPLLDWLGHILNKPVYALFDIGEANNVGNPPIVPCYDATIYFDDLHLDDDAAAVHLMQFKALEGYHAGHRAFKIKVGRGAKHMPMHRGMKRDIEIIKGIRDAIGPEAQIMIDANNSYNLNLTKEVLDATAEVNITFIEEPFYEDPILYEDLKMWMDKQNLHVMIADGEGITVAPSIVNWAKSGLIDVLQFDIRFHGFNKLLVLGDELRGSGVKQAPHNYGGPYGNYASCHVATALERFLTIEWDEVRVPGLEAPGYSIVEGMVHVPASPGFGMHLDRSHFMKSMQEQGWSIQSLK, from the coding sequence TTGATTCCTTCGATTCTAGAGTCTGGATGGCGCATAGAACGGATGGAAGGCTGTCGTTTGATGGGCGAAAGATGGCGGGATATTGGTTGTAATGCAAGAAAAGGCTGGCATGGGAAATCCATGCCCCTTGAACTCATACGAATTACTATAGCGGGCGAAACGGGATTCGGATGGTCCATGGCCTCAAGAGCACAAGCCGAAGCATGGATCGGTACCGAGATTAAGGACTTGTTTACGCCGGAAGGTAGAGTAAAGCCAGCTTATCACGGGATCGAATACCCGTTGTTAGACTGGTTGGGACATATCTTGAACAAACCTGTCTACGCTTTGTTTGATATTGGCGAAGCCAACAATGTAGGAAATCCCCCCATCGTGCCATGCTACGACGCCACCATTTATTTTGACGATCTGCATCTGGACGACGATGCTGCAGCCGTTCATTTGATGCAATTTAAAGCTTTGGAAGGATATCATGCCGGTCATCGTGCTTTCAAAATCAAAGTGGGACGCGGAGCAAAACACATGCCCATGCATAGAGGGATGAAACGGGATATTGAGATTATTAAGGGGATTCGCGATGCTATCGGACCTGAGGCGCAAATTATGATCGATGCAAACAATAGCTACAATCTTAATCTGACCAAAGAGGTACTGGATGCCACTGCCGAAGTGAACATCACCTTTATTGAAGAACCGTTCTATGAGGATCCGATTCTTTATGAAGACTTAAAAATGTGGATGGATAAACAAAACCTTCATGTAATGATCGCCGATGGAGAAGGAATTACCGTTGCCCCTTCTATCGTCAATTGGGCTAAGAGTGGGTTGATTGACGTTCTCCAATTCGACATTCGTTTCCATGGATTTAACAAATTGCTTGTATTGGGAGACGAACTGCGAGGTTCGGGTGTCAAGCAGGCACCTCATAATTACGGCGGCCCTTACGGTAATTATGCTTCGTGTCATGTCGCAACCGCATTAGAGCGATTTCTGACCATTGAGTGGGACGAAGTGCGAGTCCCTGGATTGGAGGCACCCGGTTACTCTATCGTAGAAGGCATGGTTCACGTTCCTGCATCTCCCGGATTCGGCATGCATTTGGATCGTAGCCATTTTATGAAATCAATGCAAGAACAAGGTTGGTCAATACAAAGCCTAAAATAA
- the glf gene encoding UDP-galactopyranose mutase, whose amino-acid sequence MKVDWLIVGSGFTGATLAEQIASQLDQKVLVVEKRDHIGGNSFDCYDEHGILVHKYGSHTFHTNSSMVWNYLSQFTEWRPYFHEVRVVVDGKKVPVPFNLNSLYTLFPQKYAEKLEELLIQHFGFNVKVPILKLRESASGELSFLADYIYQNVFYKYTVKHWQLDPEQLDKSVTARVPVYISRDNRYFQDKYQGLPKHGYAPLFQRMLKHPNIKLLLNTDYREIMDQIEFKRMIYTGPIDAYFDYMHGTLPYRTLRFEFENLDQEYYQEVGTVNYGFEYDYTRVLEQKYLTGQKSPKTTISYVYPEEYIAGKTDPYYPIPRDENKERYKLYQAEAEKIKDRVLFAGRLADYKYYNMDQAVARALTLFKDTIIEEESN is encoded by the coding sequence ATGAAAGTAGATTGGTTAATTGTTGGCTCCGGCTTTACGGGTGCAACATTAGCAGAACAAATTGCCTCACAGCTGGATCAAAAGGTATTAGTCGTAGAAAAAAGAGATCACATTGGCGGAAATTCCTTCGATTGCTACGACGAACATGGCATTTTAGTTCATAAATACGGATCTCATACCTTTCATACGAACTCCAGCATGGTTTGGAATTACCTTTCCCAGTTTACAGAGTGGCGTCCTTACTTCCACGAAGTCCGCGTCGTTGTAGACGGTAAAAAAGTTCCAGTCCCCTTCAACTTGAACTCCTTATACACCCTCTTCCCTCAAAAATATGCCGAAAAGCTTGAAGAGCTGCTTATTCAGCATTTTGGTTTTAACGTCAAAGTCCCCATCTTAAAGCTCCGTGAGAGCGCAAGCGGAGAACTCAGCTTTCTAGCTGACTACATTTATCAAAATGTTTTCTACAAGTATACGGTCAAGCATTGGCAGCTCGATCCGGAGCAGCTAGACAAATCTGTTACAGCACGGGTTCCGGTATATATTAGCCGGGACAATCGATACTTTCAGGATAAGTATCAGGGATTACCCAAACATGGTTACGCTCCGCTCTTTCAACGCATGCTGAAGCATCCAAACATCAAACTGCTCTTGAACACCGATTATCGCGAAATCATGGATCAAATCGAATTTAAACGAATGATTTATACAGGACCGATTGACGCTTACTTCGACTATATGCATGGCACGCTTCCCTATCGGACTTTGCGCTTTGAATTCGAGAATTTGGATCAGGAATATTACCAGGAAGTAGGGACCGTCAACTACGGATTCGAGTACGACTATACGCGTGTCCTGGAACAGAAGTACCTTACCGGCCAAAAATCGCCAAAAACGACTATCTCGTATGTATACCCGGAAGAATATATCGCAGGTAAGACCGATCCTTACTATCCGATTCCAAGGGATGAAAACAAGGAACGTTACAAGCTTTATCAGGCGGAAGCTGAAAAAATTAAAGACAGGGTGCTGTTCGCCGGAAGGCTTGCCGACTACAAATATTACAACATGGACCAAGCGGTAGCACGCGCATTAACGTTGTTCAAGGACACGATTATAGAGGAGGAGAGCAATTGA
- a CDS encoding glycosyltransferase family 8 protein produces the protein MERLHIVTVTNDRYAKHLAVMLNSLLENKTSKNPIDIYVIDGNISDQNKANLRNSVKKFDVQLKYLSINESMFNEFKLSYHISKETYYRILIPNLLSRDIQKALYLDCDMIIKDDITKLWNTAIENNFLAAVKIPGSSRPRELGLPENSEYFNAGVLLINMKKWREHRIVHRVLRFARNNPSKLKFMDQDALNAILHDKWIKLEPTWNYQVHRYRGLRNPAIIHYTTNQKPWNSNPPFKDDYMKYLRRTSWD, from the coding sequence TTGGAACGACTTCATATAGTGACCGTGACAAATGACCGCTATGCGAAGCACTTGGCCGTCATGTTAAATTCTTTATTGGAAAATAAGACTTCGAAGAACCCTATTGACATTTATGTCATTGATGGCAATATATCGGATCAGAATAAAGCGAATCTAAGAAATTCCGTGAAAAAATTCGACGTACAGCTCAAATATTTATCGATTAATGAATCCATGTTCAATGAATTTAAGCTTAGCTATCACATCAGTAAGGAAACCTATTACCGCATCCTGATTCCAAATCTCCTGAGTAGGGACATTCAAAAGGCTCTCTATTTGGACTGCGATATGATCATCAAAGACGATATCACCAAGCTATGGAATACAGCGATCGAAAACAATTTCCTTGCTGCAGTAAAAATCCCTGGCAGCTCCAGACCCCGTGAGCTTGGGCTCCCCGAAAATTCCGAATATTTCAACGCAGGAGTTCTTCTGATCAACATGAAAAAGTGGAGAGAACATCGCATTGTACACAGGGTTCTACGCTTTGCCAGAAATAACCCCTCTAAGCTTAAATTCATGGATCAGGACGCATTAAATGCGATTCTTCACGATAAATGGATAAAATTGGAACCAACCTGGAACTATCAGGTTCATCGTTATCGCGGTTTGAGAAATCCGGCGATTATTCACTATACGACAAATCAGAAGCCATGGAACAGCAATCCTCCTTTTAAAGATGATTATATGAAATACCTTCGTAGAACTTCCTGGGACTAG
- a CDS encoding UDP-glucose/GDP-mannose dehydrogenase family protein — protein sequence MEICMIGTGYVGLVVGACFAEMGHQVICVDNNPVKITSLQNGQVPIYEPGLEQLVEQNVQEGRLSFSLDIAQSVANSQFIFIAVGTPPAEDGSADLTYVMSAVQQIGASIHAYAIVITKSTVPIGSAERIRGVIQEQLTKRGLSDWEFDIVSNPEFLREGAAIEDFLHPNRIVVGSDNSRALEYMEKLYLPLTSKGHPLVHMDIASAELAKYASNAMLATRISFMNEIAGICESVGADIEWVRRGMEFDHRIGSYFLSAGVGYGGSCFPKDVRAIIQSASERNIPTHILEAVDKVNHKQKKKLYEMVVSHFGEDLSQLKLAVWGLSFKPETDDIREAPSIETIELLRQRGVNIQAHDPVALQNAYQALGEENINYFTDPYQALMDADALLLFTEWKQYRSVDLGRMKSLLKQSVLFDGRNLFDPDKMKEEGFVYQSIGRMK from the coding sequence ATGGAAATATGCATGATTGGGACTGGTTATGTAGGACTAGTGGTTGGAGCTTGCTTTGCGGAGATGGGGCACCAAGTTATTTGTGTAGATAACAACCCGGTCAAAATTACTTCGCTGCAAAATGGACAAGTGCCTATCTATGAACCTGGATTGGAGCAATTGGTGGAACAAAACGTGCAAGAAGGCCGGTTGAGCTTTTCGCTTGATATAGCCCAATCCGTTGCAAATAGTCAATTCATCTTCATTGCTGTAGGAACACCACCCGCAGAAGATGGATCCGCAGATCTTACTTACGTGATGAGTGCCGTACAGCAAATTGGTGCTAGCATCCATGCATATGCCATCGTAATAACCAAATCAACCGTTCCTATCGGCAGTGCAGAACGAATAAGAGGTGTGATTCAAGAGCAGCTTACGAAGCGGGGTCTCTCAGATTGGGAATTCGATATTGTGTCGAATCCGGAGTTTCTAAGGGAAGGTGCTGCCATTGAAGACTTCTTGCACCCTAATCGAATTGTCGTCGGCAGTGATAACTCTCGAGCTTTGGAATATATGGAGAAGCTTTATTTGCCGCTTACTAGTAAAGGCCATCCTCTCGTCCACATGGATATTGCCTCCGCCGAGCTTGCAAAATATGCCTCCAATGCCATGTTAGCCACACGTATTAGCTTTATGAATGAAATAGCTGGAATCTGTGAATCCGTAGGTGCGGATATTGAATGGGTAAGACGAGGTATGGAATTCGACCATCGGATTGGCAGTTACTTTTTATCAGCCGGAGTCGGGTACGGTGGCTCCTGTTTCCCCAAGGATGTTCGGGCTATCATCCAGAGCGCTTCTGAACGAAATATCCCCACCCACATATTAGAAGCCGTTGATAAAGTCAACCATAAGCAAAAGAAAAAATTGTACGAGATGGTCGTTAGCCACTTCGGTGAAGATTTATCCCAGCTCAAGCTGGCGGTATGGGGGTTGTCTTTCAAACCTGAAACCGACGATATTCGTGAAGCGCCGTCCATTGAAACAATCGAGCTATTAAGACAACGAGGAGTTAACATACAAGCTCACGATCCTGTCGCTTTGCAGAATGCGTATCAGGCTTTAGGCGAGGAGAATATCAATTATTTCACGGATCCCTATCAAGCTCTGATGGATGCGGATGCACTGCTGTTATTTACGGAATGGAAGCAGTATCGATCGGTGGATCTCGGCCGAATGAAGAGTTTGCTTAAGCAGTCGGTTCTATTTGACGGAAGGAATTTATTCGACCCCGACAAGATGAAAGAAGAGGGATTCGTATACCAAAGTATCGGTAGGATGAAGTGA
- the galU gene encoding UTP--glucose-1-phosphate uridylyltransferase GalU, which yields MKVRKAIIPAAGLGTRFLPATKAMPKELLPIIDKPTIQFIVEEAVASGIEDIIIVTAKGKRALEDHFDNAFELEYHLQQKGKLKMLEKVQEPAQLIDIHYIRQKEPKGLGHAIWCARKFINDEPFAVLLGDTFVQADVPCLKQMMGYYNRYKTSIIGVQPVNPKNVSSYGIIDAQLLHDHFYNITKLVEKPKPQEAPTNLAMIGRYILTPAIFDILEKQEPGVGQENQLTDAISKLNEQEAVHACEINGTWHDVGDHLGYVKAILALSMQREDLKHHILDYMRFIEKK from the coding sequence ATGAAGGTTCGCAAAGCGATTATTCCTGCAGCAGGTCTGGGCACCCGGTTTTTACCTGCTACAAAAGCTATGCCCAAAGAATTGCTGCCGATCATTGATAAGCCAACGATTCAATTTATCGTGGAGGAAGCGGTGGCATCAGGTATTGAGGATATCATCATTGTGACAGCAAAAGGCAAGCGTGCCCTTGAGGACCATTTTGACAACGCGTTTGAGCTTGAGTATCATTTGCAGCAAAAAGGGAAACTAAAAATGCTGGAAAAAGTGCAAGAGCCGGCCCAGCTTATAGATATCCATTATATCCGCCAAAAAGAGCCGAAAGGCTTGGGTCATGCGATCTGGTGCGCAAGGAAGTTTATTAATGACGAACCATTTGCCGTTCTGCTCGGAGATACTTTCGTGCAAGCCGACGTTCCATGCTTAAAGCAGATGATGGGTTATTACAATCGTTATAAAACTTCGATAATTGGTGTACAGCCTGTCAATCCCAAGAATGTTTCGAGCTACGGCATTATCGATGCTCAGCTTTTGCACGACCATTTTTACAATATTACCAAGCTTGTCGAAAAACCAAAACCGCAGGAAGCGCCGACAAACCTTGCCATGATCGGACGGTATATTTTGACACCTGCGATATTCGACATCTTGGAGAAACAGGAACCGGGAGTCGGTCAAGAAAATCAGCTTACCGACGCCATCTCGAAGCTCAATGAGCAAGAGGCGGTGCATGCCTGTGAAATTAACGGGACCTGGCACGATGTCGGGGATCATCTCGGTTATGTGAAGGCGATTCTGGCCTTATCCATGCAGAGGGAAGATTTAAAACATCATATCCTCGACTATATGAGATTTATTGAAAAGAAATAA
- a CDS encoding adenylyl-sulfate kinase: MDNKHIQWQHSKVSRPERHLLNAHKSCVLWLTGLSASGKSSLAYEVERMLFNQQVRSYVLDGDNRIGNLDL, translated from the coding sequence TTGGACAATAAACACATTCAGTGGCAGCATTCCAAGGTGTCAAGACCGGAGCGGCATCTCTTGAATGCCCATAAAAGCTGTGTGCTTTGGCTCACAGGGTTATCCGCATCAGGCAAATCCTCTTTGGCTTATGAAGTTGAGCGCATGCTTTTCAATCAGCAGGTTCGTTCCTACGTATTGGATGGGGACAATCGAATAGGTAACCTTGATTTATAA
- a CDS encoding glycosyltransferase — MSENPKVSIVIPAMNESKTIAAVIRQARKVHSSTEVIVVVNGSRDGTELVARKMGARVIEFKDFFCFQPFTL, encoded by the coding sequence ATGAGCGAAAATCCGAAAGTATCTATCGTGATACCGGCGATGAATGAAAGTAAAACGATTGCTGCCGTCATTCGTCAGGCGCGTAAAGTACATTCTTCCACAGAAGTCATTGTTGTCGTTAACGGTTCCCGTGATGGAACGGAGCTTGTTGCGCGCAAAATGGGTGCAAGGGTGATTGAGTTCAAGGACTTTTTTTGTTTTCAACCATTTACGCTGTAA
- a CDS encoding glycosyltransferase → MLHPEQFGRPGTDRCQTPVAVLAKKFQRFLGRIDREKGVGDAVRLAERTGMRTIIAGPIWDRELYREIYPRMEKTANISYVGEVHGEKKQNLLMHAKWLLFPTACEEQLGLVLVEALACGTPVAAYGREAVPEVMQGLPQFICDDLNGMERLIKGKSLVPPEALREYVSMRYTKEKMTDKYLELYARAIDGWE, encoded by the coding sequence GTGCTGCACCCTGAACAGTTCGGCCGTCCCGGTACAGATAGGTGTCAGACTCCGGTTGCGGTTTTAGCCAAGAAATTTCAGCGATTTCTTGGAAGGATTGATAGAGAAAAAGGGGTGGGGGATGCTGTGAGATTGGCTGAACGGACCGGAATGAGAACCATCATTGCCGGACCGATCTGGGATCGGGAATTATACCGCGAAATTTATCCGCGGATGGAGAAGACGGCTAATATATCCTATGTAGGTGAAGTCCACGGGGAGAAAAAGCAAAACCTGCTGATGCATGCGAAATGGCTATTATTTCCGACGGCATGCGAGGAACAGTTAGGGTTGGTGCTGGTAGAAGCCTTAGCTTGCGGGACACCGGTTGCCGCTTACGGGAGAGAGGCAGTTCCAGAAGTGATGCAAGGGCTGCCCCAGTTTATTTGTGATGATTTGAATGGCATGGAACGTCTCATCAAAGGGAAGTCACTCGTCCCTCCTGAAGCGCTTCGCGAGTATGTTTCGATGCGGTATACCAAAGAAAAAATGACCGATAAGTATTTGGAGCTTTATGCTAGGGCCATTGATGGCTGGGAGTAA
- a CDS encoding glycosyltransferase, with translation MLKITVLMPVYNSRKHIDEAVNSILMQTYKDFEFLIIDDCSSDGTLEYLKKLEDPRIRLVTHSKNMGLVYSLNEGLNLANGEYIARMDGDDISAPHRFERQLLYMEQNPEVGVLGTCMTYIHNGQHIPKPIVHEEIFCWQLFYCSLTHPTVFMRKSVLKEHEVRYEPDYLHAEDYEIWNRLAEVTRLANLPEYLFSYRVHESQVSTKYLPIQNQTADRVRIKQLNKLGIVPTEEEFAIHKQFMHHGIPVFDSKQYSKALAWAEKLLEHNLKAGIYHQETLNRVLSLCFTGSENNFR, from the coding sequence ATGCTCAAGATTACGGTATTGATGCCTGTTTACAACTCAAGAAAGCATATTGACGAAGCCGTAAACAGCATATTGATGCAGACTTATAAGGATTTTGAGTTTTTGATTATAGACGATTGTTCTTCGGATGGCACATTAGAGTATCTAAAGAAACTGGAGGATCCGAGAATTCGATTGGTCACCCATTCCAAAAACATGGGTCTTGTTTATTCCCTTAACGAAGGACTGAATCTGGCAAACGGGGAATATATCGCCAGAATGGACGGAGATGACATCAGCGCCCCCCATCGTTTCGAACGACAACTTCTTTATATGGAGCAGAATCCGGAAGTGGGCGTTCTCGGTACATGTATGACCTATATCCATAATGGTCAACACATTCCCAAGCCAATAGTTCATGAAGAAATTTTTTGCTGGCAGCTTTTCTACTGCAGTCTCACTCATCCGACCGTCTTTATGCGCAAAAGTGTTCTTAAGGAGCATGAGGTCCGTTACGAACCCGATTATCTGCATGCGGAGGATTACGAGATCTGGAACCGGCTGGCCGAGGTAACCCGATTGGCCAATCTGCCGGAATATCTCTTCTCCTATAGAGTTCATGAAAGCCAAGTATCCACGAAGTATCTGCCAATTCAGAATCAAACGGCGGACAGGGTGCGCATAAAACAGCTAAACAAACTCGGCATTGTTCCAACCGAAGAGGAGTTTGCGATTCATAAGCAATTTATGCACCATGGCATTCCTGTTTTTGACTCCAAGCAGTATTCAAAAGCCCTTGCATGGGCGGAGAAGCTGCTGGAGCATAACCTAAAAGCAGGCATTTACCATCAAGAAACACTCAATCGTGTATTATCGTTATGCTTTACCGGATCAGAAAATAATTTTAGGTAG
- a CDS encoding HipA family kinase: MNVHALSHIKSIGQGWTLPHLFYCDDGLKYVVKLMNNRQGLGVLANEFIAFRLAKLLNLPAAEYKIVYISRNLVEIFPTLKRLDVPAGPHIGCLFAEQGITLNHKVDLSACKNIKTMAGMIVFDHWIKNWDRHVTGANHLFLKDTKQLLLIDHSNAFCGPEWDTKELKEHAGTIEVYWGPFYEVFTPYIDGSDPFEPYLSELEALDRRELEHAVNGLPKQWRISSRMLETLIEFLYRRKNLVRGALLQLQDKFPIWSKH; encoded by the coding sequence ATGAATGTTCACGCTTTATCGCATATCAAATCCATTGGCCAAGGCTGGACGCTGCCCCATCTTTTCTATTGCGATGACGGCCTCAAATATGTGGTTAAACTAATGAACAATCGGCAGGGTCTGGGAGTACTTGCCAATGAGTTTATTGCGTTCAGACTGGCTAAATTATTGAATTTGCCTGCAGCCGAATACAAAATTGTGTATATCTCAAGGAACCTTGTGGAGATATTTCCAACGCTCAAGAGGCTCGACGTTCCGGCAGGCCCTCATATAGGCTGCCTATTCGCCGAACAGGGAATCACGTTAAATCATAAAGTCGATTTGTCTGCTTGCAAAAATATCAAGACTATGGCGGGAATGATCGTCTTCGACCATTGGATCAAAAACTGGGACCGCCATGTTACAGGGGCAAATCATCTATTTTTAAAGGATACGAAACAGCTGCTTCTGATTGATCATTCCAATGCATTTTGCGGGCCGGAGTGGGATACCAAAGAACTGAAAGAACATGCAGGTACCATTGAAGTGTACTGGGGACCTTTTTATGAGGTGTTCACACCCTATATCGACGGTTCCGACCCATTTGAGCCTTACCTAAGTGAATTGGAAGCTCTCGACCGTCGCGAACTGGAACATGCGGTCAACGGGTTGCCCAAGCAATGGCGAATTTCTTCCAGAATGCTGGAAACTTTAATTGAATTCCTGTATAGGAGGAAAAATCTGGTTCGAGGTGCTTTACTACAGCTGCAGGATAAATTTCCAATCTGGAGCAAGCATTAA
- a CDS encoding L,D-transpeptidase family protein, whose product MRKVILIVGLLLLFIMLITDPPVTLAKPLKKNMTEDIYIVIDPLKNHLKLYVNGAPYKTYPIALGKRETPTPVGDLKIINKYRNWGSGFGTRWIGLDVPWGTYGIHGTNKPYSIGTDTSHGCIRMLNQHVEELFEFVEIGTRVTILGHVLGEPQMEARRLAKGDVQLIQHLLQNAGYFIGTCNGKFGSSTEKALKAFERDHSLPIDGIMSQHDYMELGLVE is encoded by the coding sequence ATGAGAAAAGTTATCTTAATTGTTGGGCTTTTGTTGTTGTTCATAATGTTAATTACTGATCCTCCTGTAACGTTGGCAAAACCTCTTAAGAAAAACATGACGGAGGACATTTATATAGTTATTGATCCGCTCAAAAATCATTTAAAGTTATATGTGAACGGCGCTCCTTATAAGACCTATCCTATTGCTTTAGGTAAACGTGAGACTCCTACACCGGTAGGGGATTTAAAAATAATAAATAAATATAGGAATTGGGGGTCCGGGTTTGGCACTCGCTGGATTGGATTAGATGTTCCCTGGGGAACGTATGGGATTCACGGTACTAATAAACCCTATTCCATCGGAACAGATACAAGCCACGGATGTATTCGGATGTTAAATCAACATGTGGAAGAGTTGTTCGAATTTGTAGAAATCGGTACCCGTGTAACCATTTTGGGACACGTCCTTGGAGAACCACAAATGGAAGCCAGACGATTGGCTAAAGGGGATGTCCAATTGATCCAACATCTACTACAAAATGCAGGTTATTTTATAGGTACCTGTAACGGAAAATTTGGTTCGTCAACAGAAAAAGCCCTAAAAGCCTTCGAGCGGGACCATTCCCTTCCAATCGATGGAATTATGAGTCAACATGACTATATGGAGCTTGGACTTGTAGAATAA
- a CDS encoding transposase, giving the protein MEKWRYPDSPLNQQREVHFHGLELELLPYHYYNTLGFDAELIDYIDHVDDAIVLQKIAPLYKNGGRPPVDPRVCFRMHYLYFTRPEISSFRELERQLKEPKNQAWRNFIGVPNIKKVPVHSSLSNFRVKVSAELFYAILFDLIAQALKLKNFLLPMLTGIDSRPVWANVNGYKHKRCSCPDQSKCTCEKTYSDPDATCGVQRTKANQNKFFIGYRKHSIVCPSPKGPVVLFSIILPNDTADVKVMLPLIEMMENRRTQGRLSGGRFGLFRCR; this is encoded by the coding sequence ATGGAAAAATGGAGGTATCCCGACTCACCATTAAACCAACAACGCGAGGTGCATTTTCATGGACTTGAGCTTGAACTGCTACCCTACCACTACTATAATACACTCGGATTTGACGCGGAACTGATTGACTACATAGATCATGTGGATGACGCGATTGTGTTGCAAAAGATCGCTCCGCTATACAAAAATGGCGGACGTCCTCCTGTCGATCCAAGGGTCTGCTTTCGGATGCACTACCTGTACTTTACACGTCCGGAGATTTCCTCGTTTCGTGAACTGGAGCGGCAATTAAAAGAGCCGAAAAATCAGGCATGGCGTAATTTTATCGGTGTCCCCAACATCAAAAAGGTGCCCGTTCACAGCAGCCTGAGCAACTTTCGAGTCAAGGTTAGTGCCGAATTGTTTTATGCCATTCTTTTTGACCTCATTGCGCAGGCGTTGAAGCTAAAGAACTTTCTACTGCCAATGCTTACGGGCATCGATTCCAGACCGGTTTGGGCCAATGTCAACGGGTATAAGCACAAGCGCTGCTCTTGCCCGGATCAGAGCAAGTGCACTTGCGAGAAGACGTATTCTGATCCCGACGCCACCTGCGGCGTGCAACGAACGAAGGCGAACCAGAACAAGTTTTTCATCGGTTATCGCAAGCATTCCATCGTTTGCCCCAGCCCGAAAGGACCGGTCGTTTTGTTTTCGATCATCCTGCCCAATGATACGGCAGATGTCAAAGTGATGCTGCCGCTCATTGAAATGATGGAAAATCGAAGGACTCAAGGTCGATTATCTGGTGGCCGATTTGGGTTATTTCGATGCCGATGA